CAATCTGTTCTTCCCGGAGAAGCGCGCCTTTTTCCTGGAAAACGCCGGCCAGTTTACCGTAGGGAGCCCCGGGGAGGTAGACCTGTTTTTCAGCCGTCGAATTGGCCTGGGGGACGACGGCAGCGTGGTGCCCATCATCGGCGGGGCCAGGCTGTCCGGTAAGGTCGGGAATACCAACGTGGGCTTGCTCAGTATGTTTACGGAAGATGTGGAGGAAGCGGGGATTGAAGAGAACAATTTTTCCGTGGCCCGGGTTAACCACAACTTCCCGGGAACGCGCTCTTCCCTCGGGGGGATTTTTGTGAGCCGTTCGGGGCTCGGGGCCACGGATGACGATTACAACCGGGTGTACGCCATTGACGGTAAATGGGGAATCGGCAACAAGGCCGAGGTCAACGGGTATGTTGCCAAGAGCACCACTCCGGGCATCGAATCGAACGACCACGCGTTTAAACTCCTGGCCAACTACGACTGGAACGGGTGGAACGTGAGCGCCGGTTATACCGAAGTGGGCGAAGGTTTTAACCCGGAAGTCGGGTTTTTACAGCGTACCGCCTTCCGAAAACCCGAACTCCTGCTGTTCAAGGCGCACCGCTTTAAGGATGCCGGGCAACTGCTCGAAATCCGCCCGCATACCTCGTACCGGGGTTACTGGGACTTTGACGGCAACCAGCAAACCGGTTTCTGGCACATCGACAACCACTGGGTATTCCGCAGCGGTTTTGAAGTGCACACGGGCATCAACCTCACCTACGAACAGGTGTTCCGGCCCTTTGATATTGCCGGGGTTACCGTGCCGGTTGGGGAATACCCGAACGAAGAGCTGCAACTGGTGGTGATCACCAACCCGAACAACGCCTTTTCCCTGAGTACCCGTACCTTTATCGGAGGGTATTTTGACGGGAAGCGCATCAGCAACAGCGGGACTGCCAATTATCGGGTGGGGGACAAATTCGTCTCCTCCCTGACCTTCAGCCACAACGATATCGGTTTAAGCAACGGGGACGTCACCGCCGTAGTGGGCGGCCTGCGCCTGGCCTATTCGTTTACCCCAAGGCTCTTTGTCCAAAGCCTGATCCAGCGGAACAACGTGTCGAACATCACTTCGGTGAATGCCCGCCTGGGATGGCTGCAAAGCGCCAATACCGGCCTCTTTGTGGTGTTGAACATTGTACGGGACGACGACCTGCCGGATGCCCTGGACAATCAGGTGCTGACCATCAAGTATACCCACCAGTTCGATATCCTGAAATAAGGCCGCACTCCGGCCCGGGCTTGCGGGCACTAACGGGCTACCCGGGATCTGCGAAATCGGCGGAGGCTGATGGTCTTGTGTTTTGTGCTGATAAAATAAACACCGGTGAGCAGCACCAGGGCAGCCACCACGGATTGTAATGTGATAGGCTCATCCAGGAAGTACCAGCCCAGGAGCATCGCCACAATCGGGTTTACGTAGGTGTTGGTCGACACTTTTTCGGGCGAAACCACCTTCAGCAGGAAGTTGAATGCCGTAAATGCCACAATGCTGCCAAAGAGAATCAGCAGCAGCATGGCCCAGAGCGTATCCGCCTGCCATTCCAGGGGGTTGCTCAGGGGCTCCCGGAAGCACAGGCTCATGACCAGCAGCATCCCTCCGCCCATTAGCATCTGGTAACCCGTGTTTACGAAGGAATTCCCGGGTAAATCAGCCTTGCCAACAAACAGGCTCCCATAGGCCCATGCCACCATGGCGGCAAAGATCATGAGAATCCCGATCCAGGCGTCCGGGTGCCGCGTGGTGGCGTCCTGGCTTACGAGCAGGTAGATCCCGAGAATCCCCAGGGCTACACCCACCAGGGAGATGGGGCGCAGCCGATGGCCCTGCAGGAGCCACATCAGGAGCATCACGAGCAGGGGCTGGGCCGCAATGATCAGGGCAGCAAAATTCGTATCCACGAATTTCAATGCCCAAACCACCATCCCGTTGCCGAAACTCAAAAAAAGGAACCCCGCTAGTCCCGTGTTCAGCAACTGGCGCCGCGTAATGCCCAGTTTTTTTCCCATCAGGGCCGCTATTCCAAAAATCAAAACCCCGGCAATCACAAAACGGATGCCGGCCAGTAAAAAAGGAGGCAGTTCGTCCACGGCCACCTTATTGAGCAGGTAGGTAGACCCCCAGATAACGTAAATAGCGAAAAATGCCGCAAAGATGAGCGGGGCCTGGGATCGGTTTTCCATGGCGCAATATTAATGCAAACCCCGCTTTCAATCGGCAAGGCGCCCGAACAATTTTATTCGGCTGAAGCCATCTCCTGTCCGTCGTAGACAATCCGGTAAATGGCATTCCCGAAATCGTCGGAAACCAGTAGCGATCCGTCTTCCAGAAACATCAGGTCTACCGGCCGGCCCCAGCGGGTCTGGTTCTCGTGGTTGAGCCACCCGTCAATAAAGGGTTCATATCCAACCGATTCGCCATCCTTTAGCTTCACCAGGGTCAGGCGGTATCCCGATTTTTCGCTGCGGTTCCAGGAGCCGTGTTCGGCAATGAGCAGGTGGCCCTGATAAGCCTCCGGGAACATGTCCCCAGAAACGAATTTAACGCCCAGGGGAGCTACGTGGGCGCCCAGGTTTTGCACCGGGGCGACAAAATCGTCACAGGGTCGCTGGTCGCCGAAGTCCGGGTCGGGAATTGTCCCTCCATGGCAAAAGGGATATCCGAAATGCTGCCCCGTTTCCGTAACCCGGTTCAGTTCACAGGGCGGGATGTCGTCCCCCATCATATCCCTGCCGTTGTCGGTGAACCAAAGTTCTTCCGTTTCAGGGTGCCAGGTAAATCCCACGGTATTGCGGACCCCCCGGGCCACAATTTCCCGATTGCTGCCATCCGGGTCCATCCGCGTGATGGTTGCAAACCGTTCATCCACTGAAGTACTGTCGCAGATGTTGCAGGGTGCCCCCACAGGCACGTACAGCTTGTCGTCCGGTCCAAAGGCGATGTATTTCCAGCCATGGTGGAATTTATCCGGGTAATCGTCATACACAACCACGGGGTCCGGCGGGTTGTCCAGCCGGTCTTCAATGCCATCGAAACGCAACAACCGGTCTACCTGGGCCACATACAGGGAGCCGTTCCGGAAGGCTACCCCGTTGGGTACCTCCAGGGTGGTATCCAGGACAATGGTCCGGTCTGCCCGGTAATCGCCGTCTTCGTCTACCAGGGCATAGAGCTTGTTGGTCCCCCGCGTACCCACAAACAGGGTCCCCTTGTCGCCCATCGCCATCGAACGGGCGCCCTCCAGGTCTTCCGCAAAGGTATGGGCGTAGAAGCCCGGCGGCAGGTTCAGGCTGTCCAGGGGCAGGTTCGAGGTAAACTCCGGACGCGCTTTGGTTGCGTCCTCCGGTTGTTTGGGATCCTCCCCGCAGCCAGCCAGCAGGAGCAAAGCCAGGCAGGCAGTTCCGTAAAGTGTCAAATGGTGTTTCAAATCCATGGTGTAAATTTTCCCCTAAAATACAACATACGCCCCGCAATTGCAGATGCCGGCTAAACTATCCGGCTGCGGGCTTCAGGTTCCCGGGGGGAATTCGTAAATTTTGCGGCATCCACAAAGGCCGGGGAGAAATCCCCGGACTTTGGCCAAATTAACATCGAAACAAGGAACTGTGAGTAAAGGGATTAAAATTGACGATGAGAAACACTGGTATAAAGATGCCATAATCTACGAATTGCATATCAAGGCATTTTTTGACAGCAACGGGGATGGAATCGGGGATTTTCAGGGCCTGATCCAGAAACTGGACTATCTTGAGGACCTCGGGGTTACGGCCATCTGGGTCCTCCCCTTCTACCCTTCCCCACTGCGGGACGACGGTTACGACATCGCCGATTACTACAATATCAACCCCTCCTACGGAAAACTCAGGGACTTCAAGCGGTTTATCCGCGAAGCGCACAACCGCGGACTCAAGGTGATTACCGAGTTGGTAATCAACCATACCTCCGACCAGCACCCCTGGTTCCAGCGCGCCCGGAAGGCACCCCCCGGTTCCCGCCACAGGGATTACTACGTATGGAGTGACGACCCTGGAAAATACAAAGATGTCCGCATCATCTTCACGGATACCGAACCCTCCAACTGGACCTGGGACCCGGAGGCCAAAGCCTATTTCTGGCATCGGTTCTTTTCCCACCAGCCCGACCTGAATTTCGACAGCCCGGACGTACAGCAGGAGGTCTTCGACATTATGGATTTCTGGTGCGAACTGGGAGTGGATGGATTCCGGCTGGATGCAGTCCCCTACTTGTTCGAACGGGAGGGCACCAATTGTGAAAACCTGCCCCAGACCCATGAATTCCTCAAAAAACTCCGGGCACATATCGACAGCAAGTACGACAACAAGCTCTTTCTGGCCGAGGCGAATATGTGGCCCGAAGACAGTGCGGCTTATTTTGGCAAGGGCGATGAATGCCATATGAATTACCACTTCCCGATTATGCCGCGCATGTTCATGGCATTGAAAATGGAGGACCGCTACCCGATCATCGACATCATCGACCAGACTCCGGAAATTCCCCCAACCTGCCAATGGGCCATCTTCCTGAGGAACCACGATGAATTAACCCTGGAGATGGTAACCGACGAGGAACGGGATTACATGTATAAGGTTTACACCAAAGACCCCCAGGCCAAGATCAATGTGGGGATCCGCCACCGCCTGGCACCCCTGCTGGAAAACAACCGAAGCAAGATCGAGCTGATGAATGTACTCCTGTTTTCCCTTCCGGGTACGCCGGTCATCTACTACGGGGACGAAATCGGCATGGGGGACAATTTTTACCTGGGAGACCGGGACGGCGTTCGCACCCCCATGCAGTGGACCGGGGACCGCAATGCGGGTTTTTCCACTGCAAATCCCCATAAACTGTACCTCCCGACCATCATCGATCCGGAATACAAATACGAGGCGGTCAATGTGGAGTCCCAGCAAATCAACAGTTCCTCCCTCCTTTGGTGGATGAAGCGGATTATCGGCATGAGGAAACGCTACAAGGCGTTCGGGCGGGGGAACATAGAGTTCCTGGCCCCGGCCAACGCAAAGATAATCGCATTTATCCGGGCTTATGAAGGGGAACAGATACTCGTATTGTGCAACCTGTCGCGTTTTGCCCAGGCCGCCGACCTGGAACTCGGAACATTCGAAGGGCATACCCCGGTGGAGGTTTTCAGCCGGAACCGTTTTCCGCGAATCGGCCGGGAACCGTATTTGTTTACCCTGGCGCCTTTCGGCTACTATTGGCTCTCACTGGAGCAGGACGAACGCCTGGTGGAAGCCGGCCCCCCGCCCCGCTTAAAAGCCGACAAATGGAGTGGCCTGATGTCGAAGCCCCTTCGGAAAAAACTCCAGGAGGAAGTATTGCCGCGCTATCTGGATAACGCAGACTGGTACGCCGGGAGGAACCGGATTCGACAGAGCCTGGAAATCCGCAATTCGGCCGCCTTGCCCCTTCGCGGCTTGCCGAGCCGGTGGCTCGTGGTAAAAACCAGTTATAACGACGGCCTGCCGGAACACTACCAGTTGCTGGTGGCGTGGATCCCGGAGGCCCGGCGGGAAGCCCTTCGCGACCTGCCGGATGCAGCGATACTCGCAGAGATGCAGCTCGGTTCGGAACCCGGTGTCCTCATCGATGCCATTTACGAGGAGCCTTTCCGGATGGCCCTTCTGCAATGGGTGCGGCAGGGGAAAAGATTCGAAACTGACGGGGGCGAACTGCACTTCAGCCGCGGCAAAAGGAAATTCCCGGCCCCTTCGGACCCCATGAAATCCCGGATCCTGCCTTCCGGCCAGACGTTCAGTTCCCTGCAATACGACGACCGCTACCACCTGAAACTCTATCGCCGACTGGACGATACGCTCAACCCGGATCTGGAACTCGCCCATTTCCTCTCGGAGGAAACCACGTATGAGCATGTCCCGGATTATCTGGGGGCAGTGACCTTTTCAGCAGCGGGAAGGACTACGCTGGCCCTGGGATTGGCCCAGGAACTCGACCCCAGCCAGGGGACGGCCTGGGAATATACCCGGGATGCCTTCCACATGTTTTTTGAACGGGCCCTGGCAGCCGGGGAGGAAACTAAATTCAAGCCACCAAAAGGCGGCCTGACGGATCCGTTGCGTTTCGAAGACCTTCCGGAACTGTTGAAAGATCTGATGGGGAGCGCCCTGCCCGAACGCATTGTGCAACTGGGAGAGCGCACGGCCGGACTGCACCGGGCCCTGGCGTCCCAACCCGGGCGGGAAGGCTTTGAACACGAGGCCTTTTCCCTGCACTACCAGCGCTCGGTCTATTCCTCCCTGCAGGGATTGACCCGGGATGCATTTGACAAGCTTAGGAAATCCCTCAAGCGGCTCCCCGAGGAAATCCAGGAGGAAGCCCGGGAGGTGCTGGGCCTGAAGAACGACGTCCTCCAGTGTTTCAAACGGATATTCTCCCATAAAATGGAGGCGGTTAAAATCCGAACACATGGGGATTTCCACCTCGACCAGGTCTTGTGGACCGGTCGGGATTTCCTGATTCGGAATTTTGAGGGCGAGCCCATGCGGCCTTTCTCGGAACGCAGATTGAAGCGCTCCCCCCTAAGGGACGTCGCGGCCATGATCCGTTCGTTGCATTATGCAGTTTACGGCGCCTTACACGAAAGCGACTTGCTGGGCGGCGAAGGCAATGAAATTCAGGAATACTGGGCGCAAATATGGAATCGGGCCAGTACGAGGCTCTACCTGAGCGGATACCTGAAATCCCTGGACGGTCCGGGCTTTATCCCCGAGGACCCCGACGACTACCGCATCCTGTTGGAAACCTTCCTGCTGGAAAAGGCGGTGTACGAACTCGGGTATGAACTGGAACACCGCCCGGACTGGGTGTTGATCCCATTGAGAGGAATTCGTTCCGTGCTCCGGGAAGCCGGGTTTCTCAGTTCCTGAGGGCCTTCATGTCGATCACAAACCGGTATTTGACATCGGCTTCGATGACGCGCATGCAAGCATCGTTGATGTCCTGCATGCGAATTAGTTCAATGTCAGAAGTAATCTGGTGTTTACCGCAAAAGTCAGGCATCTCCCGGGTCTGGGCCAGGCCACCGATCAGAAAGCGCGTAAGCCCTTGCGGATTTCAATTTTATAGCGTGCAATTTCTCTATCCTCAAACGAGTTGGGCTTCCAGGTGGATCTTTGCATTGAGGAGGTTGGAAATCGGGCACACTTCCTTTGCCTTCTGGGCGGTTTTTTCAAATGCCTCTGCCTGCATTCCGGGTACTTTCCCACGGAGGTTCAGGTGAATGTCGGTTACCTTCCCGTCCTCAAAATGGACTTCGGCCGAAACGTCCAGGCTATCTGGTGTGTACCCTTCTTCCCCAATGAGAAAACTGAGTTGCATGGCAAAACAACCTGCATGGGCTGCGCCGACCAGTTCTTCAGGATTCGTCCCTTTGGTATCTGCAAACCGGGTATTAAAGGAATAAGGGGTTTGTTCCAATACGCCGCTGGCACTGCTGAGGGTGCCGCTGCCTTCTTTGCCGCCCCCTTTCCACAGGGCGCTTGCTTTACGGGTAAATTTCATGGTTCTGTGTTATGGTTAAAAATATTTGCCCACGAGAACTGATGTCCTCCGCGGTTTAAAGCAAGATAATAAAAACGAAAGGTTCCCAAAGGCCTATGCTTCTTTTGAGGTGCCCGGCCATTCGATAACGCCTTAACCCGCGGGAACTCCTCCCTGTAACACTTCGGATTCCCGGTCGTCTTATCTATAAAGGCAAGCATGAAACGGCTCAACATGAATTACGATTGGCGACAGCTAACATACGACCGCAGGAATGGCTGGAACATTGGCCGTAAATTCCTTGCAGATACCGTATATTCGAGCAGGTAAAAGGCGGAAACCGCAATTCCCTGCCCCATGGAACAGGCATTTTTCGAAATGATCCTTTGGATACTGCTCACCTTTGTCCTGGCAGTACTACTCCCCGCTTGCCTAATCTGGTACCTCTACAGGAAATACCGCAACCGGCATCGCTAGGCCGTAACTTTCGGCCTGAATTCCCCTTCGATGGCATTCCTTCGTTTTTATTCGTTACTCACAGTTATACTACACCCCACCGGTGCGCAGCCACGGTACCATAGGGTTCATTCGGTGAAATTCTTAAATGTTTAACATAATAATATAAAGTTTAAACATTTATTGGCTATTCCCCGGGAATTCCAGGGCTATCCACGTGATTGATACGGTAGTGATGCCCGAGTAATTGTTGGGAGACTATTAAATTAAAACCGCCCGGATTGGGCGGTTTTTTATTTATACAACCATCACGAAACCGGGCAGCGTTATCGCCTACTACCTACCCGATTGACTCAGGGCTGGCTATACCTCGATGCGGCCCTGCAGGCGCTTTTCAACCTTGCGCTTAATGGCCGTGAGGTTTTTCATTACCTCCATCAGGTGCTGATCCCTTGTTTTCTTATACACTTCGTTAATCTCGAGAATGAGTTTCTTGAGGTCCCGGGAAGCCTGCACCCGATCGCTGGTCGTAATGCGCGACCATTTGCGGTTTTCGAATTCTGAAGCTTTTTGTAATAATTCGGTAGTCATGATACTGGTTCTGATTTTATAGCAATTCTCGAACCCGGCTGTTGGTCACGGTTTTTTTCCGCCTTTTTTCATGGCCGGAAATTAAAATACGGCCAATCCCCGACAACGATCCGCAACCCGGATTCCTTAAATAATTCCCCGAATTTAATATTTCTCTACAGACAGCTAAACACATTAACAAAAGTTTAATGTATTCGGCCTGAGGCGGCTAAAAGAACGGTTCTTTCCGACATCAATGCATATAACTCCCGGCATTCATATCGACGGTGGTGCCCGTGGCGTGGTCCATTTTGCCGCTGCACATAAAGGCCACCAGGGGGGCGATGTCCCCGGGAACCGTCAGGTTGGGCAAAGCGATTTCATCCTGCAGTATTTTCTCGCCTTTCTGGCGAATAAACGTTTCCGCCATTTCGGTACGGGTAAAACCCGGGGCAATGGTGAACGCCACGATCCGGTCCCGCCCGAAGGCTCGCGCCACGGATCGGGCCAGGGAAGTCAGCCCCCCCTTTGACGCGGCATATCCCAGAAAATCTTCGGTCTCACCCCGGAAGGCCGCCCGGCTCCCGATATAGACCAGTCGGCCGCCACCCCGCATTTTAAAATGCTCCAGGGCCAGTTTCGTAAGCAATCCGCAAGCGTCCAGGTTAATAGCCAGGGTCTTTCGCCATACCTGCCACCAATCTGCAGTTGCCATTTCCGGCGGGTGCGGCAGGAAAACACCTGCATTGAGCACCAAAGCATCCAGGTGGCCCAATGCCTCCAGGCTTTTACGGAAGAGTTCCTCTGTTTCCGCCGGGTTCTCGAGGTTGGCAGCGAGGGTCGCAACTTTCGAATCCGGATGTGCTTTGGCCAACGACTCGGCAGCTTCCCGGTTTTTGTTATAGTGGGCGATGATACGCCCCCCCTGCCCGAGAAGTTCCCGGGCTACCGCCGCTCCGATACCCTGGGAAGCCCCGGTAACCAGTATATTTTGTCCTTTCAGTTCCATCAGGCAGTTTCACGCTTAAATTTCTGTTGGGAAAGTAGGCAGATTGGACTGGAATTCCAATGGAAATTGACAGCGATGGGAATGCCCCGGGCGATACCCTTGTATTATTGCTGAATCAGCCGGGTAGCGTTCGGGATCCGTTAGATCTGGAATTCATTTCAAAAAAGGTCTTGAAAATAGCACAAACTGTCTACTTTTTTTCGTATTCTTTTAATCAAAATGATTCAGCTATCACAGATCCCAAATGGCAAACCCCCGGGATCTCAAATCATAAAACTGGCATGGCAAACCGCATCCCCGAATTCCTGACAACACCATTTCAGAGGGCCCGCTCTCAGTATCCCGAACTGGCCGGGGTCCGCATCCGTCTCAGACTGCTCAGTAGGCCCGGCCGATCTACCATGACAGCCCGTCCAACCTTTTGGTCGTTGTTTGCGGGCAGGAAGGCGCGCACCTACATCATCCGGATTAGTCCGACGGTTCAATTTGGAAATAAAACCGAATCATTGGCCGTTCTGCCGGCAGAGGTATTGGAGGGATGGTTTGCCCACGAATTGGGTCATGTAGTGGATTATTCGCGCTACAGCGGTTTTGGTTTGCTTGGGTTTGGCCTGAGATACCTGTTTTCCCCTTCCTTCAGGCGGGCTGCCGAATTCCGGGCAGATTACCACGCCGTATCGAACGGGTTACAGGAATCCATCCTGCGGACCAAGAATTTTATCCTGCACGAGGCGGACATACCCGAAGCCTATAAGGCCCGTATCCGGCGATTCTACAGTTCCCCGGAAGAAATCGAAGCCCTGGTTCAGGAGCTGGCTGCGGATTCCTGACCTGTACCCTGGTTCCGGACAAATTCCTCCCACTGGGAAAACTTATCGGGATCCATGACACGTTCCATCTTAACCTGTCCCCCCTTCTTTTTTTGCGACTCGTTCCAGCCGTAGAAGATTTCCGGGTCCACAACCTGTACCTTCACCCCCTCAAGCGCTTTGGACCTCGCCACCCGATAATTCTTATTGGCTTCCTGGAGGTGGTTGTCCAGGGAGGAGGCCAGTTCCTTTGAGTCTCTGGAATCCCGGCTGCCCAGGTACCAACAATGGTGAAATCCGTCGTCCAGGCGGATCGCCGCCAGGGTGTATTCCGGGATGGCCATGTCAAAGGTATTTTCCAGGTGCTGCACCCCGGCATCCAGTTTTTGCACCGATAATTGGGAGCCCACTGTGTTCAGGAAGAATTTGGTCCTTCCCGTAATATGGATTTCCGCCCGGCCGGTATCCGAGAATGCCACCGTGTCTCCGATCAGGTAACGCCATGCCCCCGAAACCGTACTAATTACCAGGGCGTAATCTGTATCGGCTTCCACCTGGTCCAGGCCCAGGCTGGGGGCCTCCTGCCGTATGCTCCCGTCTTCTTCCAGATTCTCGGGGACGAAAGGAACGAATTCAAAGTAAATTCCATTATCCGTGAGCAACTGCATTGCGTCGGTTTCCGGCCGGGTTTGCAGTGCCAGGAAACCTTCCGAAGCCAGATAGGTATCGATGACGGTAATTTCCCGGCCCATAAGCGACTGAAAACTCTTCCGGTACGGGCCAAAGGCCACCCCCCCGGAGGTATATACCCGAAGGTTGGGCCAGATTTCATGGATGTCCCGGAGCCCGTGGGTGTCGATGACCTTGCGAAGCATCAGTTCAATCCAGCTGGGGATACCGCTCAGAGCCCCGATGTCCCAATCAGAGGCACGGTCGGCAATTCGCTGAACGCGGTCGTCCCAGTCGTCGATCCGGGCAATTTCCTCCCCGGGTTTATAGTAACTCCGGAACCAAAAGGGAATATTCCCGGCACTGATACCTGAAATCTCGCCTTCTCGAAATTCCCCCTGCTCCTGTAAATCCGTGGAGCTCCCGAGCATCAGAATCTCTTTTTCGAAGAATTCCGAAGGCAGGTCAAAGTTGCGCAGGGATAATACCTGCCGGATCCCGGCATTTCGGATGCTCTTGATCATCTCGTCGGTTACCGGGATCCGCTTACTGCTGCTGCCGGTGGTCCCGGATGAGAGCGCATAGTAATCCGGTTTGCCCGGCCAACTGATATCCGGGGATCCGTCCAGCTGTTTTTTCCACCAGCCCTCGTGCATCCGGTTGTAGTCAAAATAGGGTACCTGTTCCCGGAATGCCTTGCGTATGTCGTCGGCCCCTAATAAGGCATCAAACCCATGGTGTTTCCCAAATGCCGTATCCCTCGCCTTCTCAAGCAAGCTGCGCAGTTGCGACTCCTGTTGATCCAAGTGGTTCTGATCCGGTTTTATGATGGCCCCGGCCTCGATGGCCTTCTTGATGATAGCTCCCAGTAATGGCATATGTCGTTAAAAATACAAAGGCCCGGTCAACCCGATGTGCCAGGGCGGGGTAAAAATGCTCGGTATTACACCCTGCCTCCCTCCTATTCCATCAGTTTCAGCAGGCGCAATGCAAAATTCAGAAAAAACTTCAAATTTTTAGAATTTGTATTAAAGCGCTAAAAATCAGTTATATAGATCTGATCTGAAGCAATACAATATGTTAAAAAATGTTTAAGACAGTACCTTTTATAACATAGTACTGTAACAAAAGAATTCCTCACCCGTCTTATAGATGTAATACCGCAACAAGGCAACCAATTATGACAGCAAGAGTAAACATTATCAATAACAGGTTCCAGCTACTGATGCTGGGATTCGGCTGGAGCCGGCGTCCTGTGCGACTTACAAAATCAATCCATCAATTAAAAAATAACAATCATGAAAGCAATGAACTTAGCCACACCGACTGAAGCAAGACGTTTCCGGAGTTTTTCCAATTTTAAATCGAGCAAGCGCGTGCGCTGGTCCGAATCCCGGAACTTCGTCTACTGACAAATCCATCGACAATCAAAAAACAAATCGTCATGAAACCTATTGTTAATCAAACCCCTACCGAAACCAGAAGGTTTGCTTATTTCTCGAGTTTCCGGGATAGCAAACGCGTCCGGTGGAGCGAGAATCGGAACTACTTCTATTGATAGCCCCCCTATTATTAGCTCCTCCCAGCCCCATGGAAAAGAAAAAGGCCCGCTCATCACGGGCCTTTTGCTTTGTATATGCTCGGGGATTTATAACTCAAATTCCTCCTGTACCCCGTTCGGATACGTAAGAATTGCGAGGTTGTCGCATTGCCCGTCTCCCAGGTCGGCGATGATAGAAAGGCCGTTTTTCCCGAGGGTCATTACGCCGCTTACCAAGTACCCGCATTCAAAATTTCCGGTCAGCGGGCTGGTGATAGC
This genomic window from Robiginitalea biformata HTCC2501 contains:
- a CDS encoding SDR family NAD(P)-dependent oxidoreductase, which encodes MELKGQNILVTGASQGIGAAVARELLGQGGRIIAHYNKNREAAESLAKAHPDSKVATLAANLENPAETEELFRKSLEALGHLDALVLNAGVFLPHPPEMATADWWQVWRKTLAINLDACGLLTKLALEHFKMRGGGRLVYIGSRAAFRGETEDFLGYAASKGGLTSLARSVARAFGRDRIVAFTIAPGFTRTEMAETFIRQKGEKILQDEIALPNLTVPGDIAPLVAFMCSGKMDHATGTTVDMNAGSYMH
- a CDS encoding GH3 family domain-containing protein codes for the protein MPLLGAIIKKAIEAGAIIKPDQNHLDQQESQLRSLLEKARDTAFGKHHGFDALLGADDIRKAFREQVPYFDYNRMHEGWWKKQLDGSPDISWPGKPDYYALSSGTTGSSSKRIPVTDEMIKSIRNAGIRQVLSLRNFDLPSEFFEKEILMLGSSTDLQEQGEFREGEISGISAGNIPFWFRSYYKPGEEIARIDDWDDRVQRIADRASDWDIGALSGIPSWIELMLRKVIDTHGLRDIHEIWPNLRVYTSGGVAFGPYRKSFQSLMGREITVIDTYLASEGFLALQTRPETDAMQLLTDNGIYFEFVPFVPENLEEDGSIRQEAPSLGLDQVEADTDYALVISTVSGAWRYLIGDTVAFSDTGRAEIHITGRTKFFLNTVGSQLSVQKLDAGVQHLENTFDMAIPEYTLAAIRLDDGFHHCWYLGSRDSRDSKELASSLDNHLQEANKNYRVARSKALEGVKVQVVDPEIFYGWNESQKKKGGQVKMERVMDPDKFSQWEEFVRNQGTGQESAASS